Proteins found in one Collinsella aerofaciens genomic segment:
- a CDS encoding MupG family TIM beta-alpha barrel fold protein — protein sequence MKTGISIYLSSPLQDIERTIERGAAAGARYAFTSLHIPEDGGAAYADKVRHVLSLLSARGIALIADVGPRTCDLLGLERIEDLRDLGLEYLRLDYGFSAQRVAELSGVFRIVVNASTVSSDEIASWREAGADVTRFAACHNFYPKPYTGLALEDIARVNLRLAALGFEIMAFVPGDANVRGPVFEGLPTVEAQRGRASKVALNMLELAHGADCDIVLVGDPDLSDAGWAQFAQVSAGYVDLQCELEPGYAYVRGQIHHDRPDSSVLIFRSQESRTTLKPDSVSTDAGAGLPRKAGSIAVSNSGYGRYEGELEIARVDLPGDERMNVAGHITPEAMELLPFIKRGFGVRFV from the coding sequence GTGAAAACGGGTATTTCAATTTATCTTTCCAGCCCTTTGCAGGATATTGAGCGGACGATTGAGCGTGGCGCCGCGGCGGGTGCGCGCTACGCGTTCACCTCGCTGCATATTCCCGAGGATGGGGGAGCGGCGTATGCCGATAAGGTCCGTCATGTGCTGTCGCTGCTTTCCGCCCGCGGCATTGCGCTCATTGCCGATGTGGGGCCTCGCACGTGCGATTTGCTCGGGCTTGAGCGCATCGAGGACCTGCGCGATCTGGGGTTGGAATACCTTCGTTTGGACTATGGCTTTAGCGCCCAGCGGGTCGCGGAGCTGTCCGGTGTATTTCGCATTGTGGTCAATGCATCGACAGTGAGTTCTGATGAAATCGCATCGTGGCGTGAAGCCGGCGCCGATGTGACTCGTTTTGCCGCCTGCCACAATTTTTACCCCAAGCCTTATACCGGTTTAGCTCTGGAGGACATTGCTCGGGTGAATCTTCGTCTTGCGGCGCTTGGATTCGAAATCATGGCTTTTGTGCCGGGTGATGCTAACGTTCGCGGGCCGGTATTCGAGGGACTGCCGACGGTCGAGGCGCAGCGCGGTCGCGCGTCAAAGGTTGCTCTCAATATGCTTGAGCTTGCACATGGCGCCGATTGCGACATTGTGTTGGTCGGCGACCCCGATCTTTCCGATGCGGGCTGGGCGCAGTTTGCTCAAGTTTCCGCCGGATACGTGGACCTGCAATGCGAGCTTGAGCCCGGTTATGCCTATGTGCGCGGGCAGATTCATCACGACCGGCCCGACTCGAGCGTCCTCATCTTTAGGTCTCAGGAGTCACGTACGACGCTTAAGCCGGATTCCGTGTCGACGGATGCCGGAGCCGGCCTGCCGCGAAAGGCGGGGTCGATCGCTGTGAGCAATAGCGGATATGGGCGCTACGAAGGCGAGCTTGAGATTGCGCGGGTCGATCTTCCCGGTGACGAGCGCATGAACGTTGCGGGCCATATCACGCCCGAGGCAATGGAGCTGCTGCCGTTCATCAAACGCGGATTCGGGGTACGGTTCGTTTAG